GCGTGCCGGTAGGCGTCGAGGATGCCGGCGGCGCGCTCGAACTGCTCCTGGCTCGGGGTGAACGCGGCGTTGCAGGCGTCGATCTGGCCGGGGTGGAGCACCCACTTGCCGTCGTAGCCGAGCGTCGCTGCCCGGCGGGCCGCGCGGGTGTAGCCCTCGACGTCGCGGATCGCCAGGTAGGGGCCGTCGATCACCTGGATGCCGGCGGCCCGAGCCGAGACGGCCAGCTTGAAGAGCACGTAGTGGAAGGCGTCGCCGGGGTAGTCGGGCGAGCCGTTGGCCACGGTCAGCGAGGGCAGCTGCATCGCCGCCGAGAAGTCGGCGGGACCGTAGGTGAGGGTCTCCAGCCGAGGGCTCGAGAAGGCGATCGCGTCGGAGTTCATCAGGCCCTGGGCGTCCTCGACCTGCGCCTCGATGCCGATCCTCCCCGGCTCCAGCTCGAACTCCTGCTCGAGCTGGGTGAGGGCGCGGTCGACGAAGGCGATGTCGCCGGCGTTCTGCACCTTGGGGACCATGATGCAGTCGAGCACCGAGCCCGCCCCGCGGATCACCTCGAGCAGGTCGAGGAAGGCGTAGCGGCTGCCCACCTGGTTGATCCGCACCACCCGGGTCTTGGTGCCCCAGTCGTGGGCGGTGAGCGCCTCGACGATCTTTGCCCGGGCCCCGGGCTTCTCCAGCGGGGCGCAGGCGTCCTCGAGGTCGAGGAACACCTCGTCGGCGGCGCTGGACGCGGCCTTCTCCATCATCCTCGGGTTGCTGCCGGGACAGGCCAGAACCGACCGGCGAAGGCGCTGGGGCATGGACGCGGACCTCCTCGCCCCCGGGGCCAGAGGGCGGGGGCGCGCTGGACGGCTCCGTGCGGCCGTCCCGGACATTCTAACGAGGCACTCTGAAATGACGCGTTGCGTCAGACGATTGTCGCCACCGGCGGCGGGTCAGTCCTCGCTGCGCGGGCGCGGCGGTGAGGGCGGGCGGTCGTCGGGTGGCGTGCCCGCGTCGTCCGGGGGCGTCCGGCCGCCGAAGCCGGGGAAGCCCGGGAACCCGGGGAAGCCGCCCATGCTCCCGAAGAGCTGCTGCAGGTGCTCGGGACCGCCGAGGTCCTCCTGCACCCGCTCGACCAGCTGGCCGAGCAGCTCGTGGAGGCGGGGGTCGTCGACCAGCTTCTCCTGGATGCCTCCGAGCTGGGTCATCAGGTCCTTGACCGCCGCCTCCTGCGCGACCTGCATCAGCACCGGCTGCGAGGCCGCGGCCGCCACCATCTGGGACTG
The window above is part of the Candidatus Dormiibacterota bacterium genome. Proteins encoded here:
- a CDS encoding CoA ester lyase; this translates as MPQRLRRSVLACPGSNPRMMEKAASSAADEVFLDLEDACAPLEKPGARAKIVEALTAHDWGTKTRVVRINQVGSRYAFLDLLEVIRGAGSVLDCIMVPKVQNAGDIAFVDRALTQLEQEFELEPGRIGIEAQVEDAQGLMNSDAIAFSSPRLETLTYGPADFSAAMQLPSLTVANGSPDYPGDAFHYVLFKLAVSARAAGIQVIDGPYLAIRDVEGYTRAARRAATLGYDGKWVLHPGQIDACNAAFTPSQEQFERAAGILDAYRHATEVERRGAVMLGDEMIDEASRKMATQFYLRGRAAGLEPRQAAAAG